Proteins from one Corallococcus exiguus genomic window:
- a CDS encoding c-type cytochrome — translation MKRLTPLLLLLPALASAQDRGELAFNKACAKCHPAEVQKRSFGDRAPAGPPMATVLRKKNLEEIRTWTVAPHRINPKTNCDTRLLAPDDMDALVSFLATVTVATPPSRRELLRQQLEQGGRQKVREQPEAEEQPKSQPKNQGKK, via the coding sequence ATGAAACGCCTGACTCCCCTGCTGCTTCTGCTCCCGGCGCTCGCCAGCGCCCAGGACCGCGGCGAACTGGCCTTCAACAAGGCCTGCGCCAAATGCCATCCGGCCGAGGTGCAGAAGCGCTCCTTCGGCGACCGCGCACCTGCCGGTCCCCCCATGGCCACGGTGCTCCGCAAGAAGAACCTGGAGGAGATCCGCACGTGGACCGTGGCACCGCACCGGATCAACCCGAAGACCAACTGCGACACGCGGCTGCTGGCCCCTGACGACATGGACGCGCTCGTGAGCTTCCTGGCAACGGTGACGGTGGCCACGCCTCCTTCGCGCCGGGAGCTGCTGCGGCAGCAACTGGAGCAGGGCGGCAGGCAGAAGGTTCGTGAACAGCCCGAAGCCGAAGAGCAGCCGAAGTCCCAGCCCAAGAACCAGGGGAAGAAGTGA